A window of Rhipicephalus microplus isolate Deutch F79 chromosome X, USDA_Rmic, whole genome shotgun sequence genomic DNA:
TATCTTACCTTCATAGCCGTCAGCAATATGTTGTATTTAAAGATAAATGCTCTGAGAGGGTTTCTGTGGAatctggcgtcccccagggttcggtacttggaccgcttctttttcttttatatataaatgacattgtgaacgacatacccgttaacataaaactctatgcagacgactgcgttatttactccGAGGTAAAAAATTCTAATGACCAAATAAAGTTAAATGCCACATTTCAAAAAGTTAAATCTTGGTGCGACAGTTGGCAGATGCCCATAAACTTTGAAAAAACCGTATTTATGCGCATTTCACACAAAAAAGAGCCCCTCTTGTTCCAATATTGCTGTAACAATATATACCTTGCCGAGGTGCAGTATTACAAGTATCTAGGGGTTTACATTACAAACAACTTGACGTGGAATAAACATATCGATTATGTTGCAGCTTGTGCTAACACAAGACTTTCATTTCTTAGGAGAGTTctcaagcactccactcccactgtgcgcttgctggcgtacaaatcaacagttctacccattctagattatgcagtcgttatatgggatccttttacgttgactaataaaaagaagattgaaaaaatacaaagaaaggcaGCCCGTTTTATATACAACAGTTATGGTCGCACATCTGTTAGTGCACTGCTAGCGAGAGCAAATCTTCCACCAATAACTGAAAGAAACCGAATTTCTcgtctcaaatttttatatcaactaattaagaagcactataagatagacactagcaaattattgtctttctcctctgggtatccgacaaggcatcgccataacctctccattacgccctttcaaacacgcaataactgcttcacgtattcatttttcccgagaacagtcggggaatggaacaacctaactaatgacgttgttttacagcaatcacttgaaaagtttgccttgtgtttaactgcataatatatatgtgtgcatatgtgtgtatgtatatgtatgtatataagtGTATATATCTGAAATTGTGTAGAATTATCACCCGTGTTTTTTCCAATCCTTGCGTATGTGACTCTGTTTCTGGAATATTTATTATCCTGTACATTTTGAATTGTATTTTGTCGCCATGGTTGATAATGTATTCGTGAATTTTGTATATcagtttttccctttttttgtaattccgagaactgtactttgcttccgtatttttgttcttgttcacctaggaatatttatgattgtacttcccccctgctataatccctcatttgggattgcagtatctacaaacaaataaataaataaatacttgtGTGAGCTTGAAGTGTGGCTTGGTGGGCTGTCTTTTTCGCTTAATGCTaacaaatgtgctctgcttgtatttcCTCTATctgttcccgtatttctttcactgcattatctaAATGATCTGATTCCAGAAGTAACGGAACTAAAATATCTAGGCATTGTTTAAGTTGGCAATTtgaattggcagcaacaaatagaatcaaacacccgtaaagcagaaagcgcttTAGGATTGCTACGGTGGTGTCGCAATAAGAATTCAGGTTTGCGCAGGGTTACGTTACTTATGATGTATACAAACATTACGTACGCCCAGTTCTGGAGTTTGGGTGCGTCCTGTTTtccggaagtgctgagtacaaattaacaTCTcctatattgctagaaaggcgaactctgcggctgtgtctcgggctacctaggtgtgttgCGAATGGCGTGTTTATTTAAGAGCTCGAAACTTTTAATTTGATGTAAGATTTCGACAGCTTAACGggaaaatatttttaaaactctATGATGCACCCCTCTCCCGTTctcagacagttttcatcaaatccCCAGATTCTTTCTTTAAGCGGCCGTGACGTCACTATCAACGACgtcaagtcattttcgtcgagtctttGTTATCGAATGTTCACGTTTCCCTCAAGCATTTAGCTCCCCGAACCTTGTATTCGATGCCAGTTGACATAGTTTTCGATGATATTTCCCAAGAAGTGCTAAGATGCTTTTAAAGAAGGTTATGGAGGGGTTCTTTCAAGACCATGTCTACAATTTTCCTATGTACGTGGTAATTTTgacggatgcaacgcaaaatcttcagaaggcggGGGTAGGcactttttctcatcagcttTATTCGTCCTTTGCCTTCCGATTGGTTGACTTCCCGACAATTTTACTCGCTCAATTCTTGGATATTAAATTGGCTCTTCGAAAAATAAtttctcagcaaaaaaaaactttaaatattctggatgctttgtctgtttgtacacatTTAACGTgcgcaaagcagtctcctctaCCAAGAATATTTTGGTCTCGCGTACCgcgtagcctatcagaagttcggtttctTTGAGTCCACGGGCATGCTGGACTTGCATAAATGAAACTGCTAACTCGCTCGCTTCGGTATCTTTGAATTTCCCGGTGGTACTAGTAGCTTCGCAGTTTTTATTACTGCCGATCAaatcaaacgcctgttaatcttcaAAATCCACGAAATATCGCTCCTACAATGTGAAGAACTGCGGCATTTGCAATTCACATTGAACACcgaaaatgcctttcccgtctaTAAGGGGGAACCCTCagaagctttcgctgtagagttcctcgatGAAATCGTTATCTTTTCAAATCAGGACTTtaattaactaacctatgtgcagcctgcaatgaaccggaaacaattgatCACTTTCGTCGCACATGCCGCTGTTTCGCCTCACTGCACCGAATACTTCTTGtgagaccgattggtatgctgggATTGGAAGTTACCACACCCACCcttttatcgtttggagccaaGTCAGTTGTGTGCGGGCCGCCGTGATATTCTGTCAGCAGTACATAAATACATTCAGGCAACCGAGAGGATACGCTGCCAGAGGTACCGCCAGATATATCCCATTTTTGGTCCCCGTTCTCTATTTTTGCTGATTTGTTTTGCAGATTCTGGTTTAACTGATTCCTTAGACCATATACCCTCTTTTTATATTTTTAAAGGAACGTTATTAATGACGATATCTAAGTTCTTATTTTTTATGAAGCGTTAATTGTGTAAAAAATTTGCGCTATTgcgtacagtgtggccaatcgcCCCTGTGAGTATGAGCCAAGATTTCCTAGAGGACAATACAAGTCAAGAGTCATCGAGTTTAATGGATTGCAGAGCTACAGACTTCAGTTGCACTGTGGTGGCCTGCCGCCAATCGGGAGCGTGGAGCAGATTTGTGAGATCCAGTTGACCGTTTGACCCGTCGTTCTCTTCATCTGCCCATGTGACACCGGGACCCTTGGCCTTTTTGACAACAGCATTGTGGGTATCTCGTTGGTCCGAGCAGCAGCTGTTCGTGGCCTCCAGAATGGCGTAGAGGCTGCGCAGGTGAGGAACTGCAACGCTGTTCAGGTCCTCCCAGTGGCTGCAATTCTGAGACAGAAGTTTGGTGAGCTCGGCGAACATCTGTCACTGACCCTGCATTTCCATTCGCTCGACCACCAGCTCCTGTTTTGCTATCTCTGCTACCAAAGCCTCCAAGCAACCGGCAGCGGAAGCCTCATTCAGGAGGTCTTTAATGCACTCGAAGTTTCGCATTTGTTCGTTGTGAAGAGCCTTCAACTTTTCTTTTGCAGCAAGACGTTTGGCTGCTTAAGACTTCAAAAAGTGACGATCGGGCTCGGACACCTTCAAAGTGTCTTCACTGGAGCTTTGGAGTAAGTTGACATTCTTCGCCGTCTGCTATTTCCAGTTCTCCTTCAACACGCTGGCGCGAAGGATGTTTTCGTTTTCCCATTTCTGCCTAATGATCTCCGCTCGTGCTGCATAGATCTTTCTGGTAGTGTCGAGAAAGTAGGCCATCCTTCTGTCATCgctgcgctcgttcgcctcgatGGTCAGTGAGAGGACGGACGTCGTCGACAGGGCATCGTTATGCGAAGCTGGAACGATGCTGCCGGCGTCAGTATGTTGATCTTGGAGCAGGGCGTCCTTGGCCGTCGCGAGGCTCTTTTTGAGCTCGACCACCTGGATCTCGAGCTTGGACTTCTCGTTTTCTGCCTTGTCGAGCTTGCGCTGAAGGCCTTGCACTTTTCGCTTGTACTCCTCTACGAGGGAGCTGTACATGGGCGTGTGTGCGTTGACGTCACGGACCTTTTTCTGGGCCTGCAGTTCGATCTTCATGGCGCGCTCGGCATACTTGAGAGTGTTGTGGGTGTcggtgtagctgagcttgaaagGCGACACGAAAGCCATCAAGAGGGTGCGACAAGTGCCACCCAGAGACTCTTTCAGGATGTGGGTCAGCTTAGAGTCCTGGTACGGAACCCACTGAGCCCCACCCTTGGAGAGGGCATCAAAGCAGTTGCCCAGGGTCAGAAGCGACAGGTGAACTTTGGTGCCCTCGCGTATCTGGTCCTTGATGTCTTTGTTCCCGGCAGCGACACGTTTCGAGCCAGCTAGGTCGACAAAGCTCACCTTGGAGACGCGAATCCCTTTGCTCGTGCTGGTCACGTTCTCCGTCTGCGTTATGTAAATCTGAATTATTGTATGAGTCCGCGACGACTCTGAATTGAAATGGGTGGCATGCTGTGTCCTGTTCCTGTTGCCTTTCTGGAGGAACTCGAACAGTGTCCCAGACTCCTTCACGTTGTGAATAGAAAGGTTGGAGATGGCGATGCTCTTGGCTGGGTCGTCCCGCACGACCAACGACGGTCCTTTGGGGCACAGCAGGTCGCGTACCACCTCGTTGCAGACTTCCATGTAGGCGACTGCAACGTCGTATGACTGGCCCTTGGAGCGGAGCCTATCCTTGCGCCGGTAGAGCTCACTTGCCGTCAGGGAGACTACCCCGGGACAATCCTCGGATCCCatcatggtgaacatcttgccaGTTCCGGTTGCACCGTAGGCGAAAACGGAACAATTGTAGCCACCAAGAAGCGTCGTGAGCATCTCTTTGGTGGTACGCTCAAAATTGTACTTACTGTCCTTATCTTCACCAAAGACCTTATCAAACATGAAAGTATAGTCCTTGTGTGGCTTGACGACACCCGCGCATGCCTGCTGCCCTCGAAAGTTGACGGACTCGGCTACGGCTTT
This region includes:
- the LOC119162269 gene encoding kinesin-like protein KIF18B, with translation MPLRWQQPAVALGARERGREGAPPKRVRVRDVQHRLRCVGDDRCLVLNPKAVAESVNFRGQQACAGVVKPHKDYTFMFDKVFGEDKDSKYNFERTTKEMLTTLLGGYNCSVFAYGATGTGKMFTMMGSEDCPGVVSLTASELYRRKDRLRSKGQSYDVAVAYMEVCNEVVRDLLCPKGPSLVVRDDPAKSIAISNLSIHNVKESGTLFEFLQKGNRNRTQHATHFNSESSRTHTIIQIYITQTENVTSTSKGIRVSKVSFVDLAGSKRVAAGNKDIKDQIREGTKVHLSLLTLGNCFDALSKGGAQWVPYQDSKLTHILKESLGGTCRTLLMAFVSPFKLSYTDTHNTLKYAERAMKIELQAQKKVRDVNAHTPMYSSLVEEYKRKVQGLQRKLDKAENEKSKLEIQVVELKKSLATAKDALLQDQHTDAGSIVPASHNDALSTTSVLSLTIEANERSDDRRMAYFLDTTRKIYAARAEIIRQKWENENILRASVLKENWK